A single region of the Gorilla gorilla gorilla isolate KB3781 chromosome 1, NHGRI_mGorGor1-v2.1_pri, whole genome shotgun sequence genome encodes:
- the LOC129533082 gene encoding heterogeneous nuclear ribonucleoprotein C-like 1, producing MASNITNKMDPHSMNSRVFIGNLNTLVVKKSDVEAIFSKYGKIAGCSLHNGFAFVQYNKEKNARAAVAGEDGRMIAGQVVDINLAAEPKVSRGSAGVKRSAAEMYGSSFDLDYGFQRHYYDGMYSFPARVPPPPPIALAVVPSKRQRVSGNTSRRGKSGFNSKSGKQGSSKSGKLKGDDLQAIKQELTQIKQKVDSLLENLEKIEKEQSKQEVEVKNAKSEEEQSSSSMKNDETHVKMESEGGAEDSAEEGDPLDDDDNEDQGDDELDLIKNNEKEAEEGEDNRDSANGQDDS from the coding sequence ATGGCCAGCAACATTACCAACAAGATGGATCCTCACTCCATGAACTCCCGTGTGTTCATTGGGAATCTCAACACTCTTGTTGTCAAGAAATCGGATGTGGAGGCGATCTTTTCCAAGTATGGCAAAATTGCGGGCTGCTCTCTTCATAACGGCTTTGCCTTCGTTCAatataataaggagaaaaatgccCGGGCTGCTGTAGCAGGAGAGGATGGCAGAATGATTGCTGGCCAGGTTGTGGATATTAACCTGGCTGCAGAGCCAAAAGTGAGTCGAGGAAGCGCAGGTGTGAAACGATCAGCAGCAGAGATGTACGGCTCCTCTTTTGACTTGGACTATGGCTTTCAACGGCATTATTATGATGGGATGTACAGTTTCCCAGCACGtgtacctcctcctcctcccattgCTCTGGCTGTAGTGCCCTCGAAACGTCAGCGCGTATCAGGAAACACCTCACGAAGGGGCAAAAGTGGCTTCAATTCTAAGAGTGGAAAGCAGGGATCTTCCAAGTCTGGAAAGCTGAAAGGAGATGACCTTCAGGCCATTAAGCAGGAGTTGACCCAGATAAAACAGAAAGTGGATTCTCTCCTGGAAAACctggaaaaaattgaaaaggaacagAGCAAACAAGAGGTAGAGGTGAAAAATGCTAAGTCAGAAGAGGAGCAGAGCAGTAGCTCCATGAAGAACGATGAGACTCATGTGAAGATGGAGTCTGAGGGGGGTGCAGAAGACTCTGCTGAGGAGGGGGACCCActggatgatgatgataatgaagaTCAGGGGGATGACGAGCTGGATTTGATCAAGAATAATGaaaaagaggctgaggaaggagaggataACAGAGACAGTGCGAATGGCCAGGATGACTCTTAA
- the LOC115931091 gene encoding PRAME family member 2 isoform X2, producing the protein MKGRKVHQTCPFHNRRSVLTSLVITNDPVSNYLSVKGCFELQERCLQNPLENLELTCGNLLEEDVKCLSQYPSLGYLKHLNLSYVLLFRISLEPLGALPEKIAASLETLVLEGCQIHYSQLSAILPGLSHCSQLTTFYFGRNCMSVDALKDLLRHTSGLSKLSLETYPAPEESLNSLVRINWEIFTPLRAELMYTLREVRQPKRIFIGPTPCPSCGSSPSEELELHLCC; encoded by the exons atgaaaggaaggaaagtgcATCAAACCTGTCCATTTCACAATAGAAGGTCTGTCCTCACCAGCTTAGTGATCACAAATGATCCTGTCTCTAATTACCTGTCTGTAAAAGGTTGTTTTGAACTCCAGGAAAG GTGCCTCCAGAACCCCTTGGAGAACTTGGAATTAACTTGTGGCAACCTATTGGAAGAGGATGTGAAGTGTCTCTCCCAGTACCCAAGCCTCGGTTACCTAAAGCATCTGAATCTCAGCTACGTGCTGCTGTTCCGCATCAGTCTTGAACCCCTAGGAGCTCTGCCAGAGAAAATTGCTGCCTCTCTCGAGACCCTCGTGTTGGAGGGCTGTCAGATCCACTACTCCCAACTCAGTGCCATCCTGCctggcctgagccactgctcccagctcacCACCTTCTACTTTGGCAGAAATTGCATGTCTGTTGACGCCCTGAAGGACCTGTTGCGCCACACCAGTGGGCTGAGCAAGTTAAGCCTGGAGACATATCCTGCCCCTGAGGAGAGTTTGAATTCCTTGGTTCGTATCAATTGGGAGATCTTCACCCCACTTCGGGCTGAGCTGATGTATACACTGAGGGAAGTCAGGCAGCCCAAGAGGATCTTCATtggccccaccccctgcccttccTGTGGCTCATCACCATCTGAGGAACTGGAGCTCCATCTTTGCTGCTAG
- the LOC115931091 gene encoding PRAME family member 2 isoform X1, with product MSIQAPLRLLELAGQSLLRDQALAISAVEELPRVLYLPLFMEAFSRRQFQTLTVMVQAWPFTCLPLGSLMKTLHLEPLKALLEGLHMLLTQKDRPRRWKLQVLDLRDVDENFWAIWSESRALSYSTEAMSKRQTAEDCPRTGEHQPLKVFIDICLKEIPQDECLRYLFQWVYQRRGLVHLCCRKLVNYLTPIKYLRKSLKIIYLNSIEELEIHNTCWPHLIRKLRCYLKEMKTLGKLVFSRCHHYTSDNELQGWLVAKFSSVFLRLEHLQLLKIKLITFFSGHLEQLIRCLQNPLENLELTCGNLLEEDVKCLSQYPSLGYLKHLNLSYVLLFRISLEPLGALPEKIAASLETLVLEGCQIHYSQLSAILPGLSHCSQLTTFYFGRNCMSVDALKDLLRHTSGLSKLSLETYPAPEESLNSLVRINWEIFTPLRAELMYTLREVRQPKRIFIGPTPCPSCGSSPSEELELHLCC from the exons ATGAGCATCCAGGCCCCACTGAGACTCCTGGAGCTGGCAGGGCAGAGCCTGCTAAGAGACCAGGCCTTGGCCATCTCTGCTGTGGAGGAGCTGCCCAGGGTGCTCTATCTCCCACTCTTCATGGAGGCCTTCAGCAGGAGACAATTCCAGACTCTGACAGTGATGGTGCAGGCCTGGCCTTTCACCTGCCTCCCTCTGGGATCGCTGATGAAGACGCTTCATCTGGAGCCGTTGAAAGCATTGCTGGAAGGGCTTCATATGCTGCTTACACAGAAGGATCGCCCCAG GAGGTGGAAACTTCAAGTGCTGGATTTGCGGGATGTTGATGAGAATTTCTGGGCCATATGGTCTGAATCCAGGGCCCTGTCCTACTCCACAGAGGCCATGAGTAAGAGGCAGACAGCAGAGGACTGTCCAAGGACGGGAGAGCACCAGCCCTTAAAGGTGTTCATAGACATCTGCCTCAAGGAAATACCCCAGGATGAATGCCTGAGATACCTCTTCCAGTGGGTTTACCAAAGGAGAGGTTTAGTACACCTGTGCTGTAGGAAGCTGGTCAATTATCTAACGCCGATTAAATATCTCAGAAAGTCATT gaaaataatatacctGAATAGTATTGAGGAGCTGGAAATTCACAACACCTGCTGGCCACATCTGATAAGAAAGCTTCGTTGTTACCTGAAGGAGATGAAGACTCTTGGCAAACTCGTTTTCTCCAGGTGCCATCATTACACATCAGATAATGAACTCCAGGGATGGTTAGTCGCCAAATTCAGCTCTGTGTTCCTCAGGCTGGAACACCTCCAGttgcttaaaataaaattgatcacCTTCTTCAGTGGGCACCTGGAACAACTGATCAG GTGCCTCCAGAACCCCTTGGAGAACTTGGAATTAACTTGTGGCAACCTATTGGAAGAGGATGTGAAGTGTCTCTCCCAGTACCCAAGCCTCGGTTACCTAAAGCATCTGAATCTCAGCTACGTGCTGCTGTTCCGCATCAGTCTTGAACCCCTAGGAGCTCTGCCAGAGAAAATTGCTGCCTCTCTCGAGACCCTCGTGTTGGAGGGCTGTCAGATCCACTACTCCCAACTCAGTGCCATCCTGCctggcctgagccactgctcccagctcacCACCTTCTACTTTGGCAGAAATTGCATGTCTGTTGACGCCCTGAAGGACCTGTTGCGCCACACCAGTGGGCTGAGCAAGTTAAGCCTGGAGACATATCCTGCCCCTGAGGAGAGTTTGAATTCCTTGGTTCGTATCAATTGGGAGATCTTCACCCCACTTCGGGCTGAGCTGATGTATACACTGAGGGAAGTCAGGCAGCCCAAGAGGATCTTCATtggccccaccccctgcccttccTGTGGCTCATCACCATCTGAGGAACTGGAGCTCCATCTTTGCTGCTAG